The nucleotide window TTCCTGGATAGGAGAGAACCTAGCCTGATTCTCCTTGACACTAAAGCCTTTTGACACTCCTCTGGCATTGGAAAGAGGCAGGAAAGTCACTACAAATGTAGGTCACATATACCTTAAGGCCCTGCTGCCTTTGCACTTTACAGAGTGGTGTAAAAACCCATAgcgcagtagagaatcaggcccgcTGTGTTGATAATAGTGGAAGCACATAGCCAGGAAGGCATTAGAAGACCCATCCTGTGAATTATGGGAAACATTCGGCAtgtttgcagaggtgctgattaAGTGGAGCTCTTTTGTTATTTCACAAAGAGCTCGATGTACTCAGCACTTCTCAAAGACAGGCCTATGCGTTAAACCATCAATCTGTATCTTgctgttcatttcctggttctTCCCTTTTCTTTGCATATGCCTACAGCTTCCACTCAGGTACCTATGGCAGGATACCCCGGAACCGGATAATCCTCCATAACCGTAACCTCCCCCGTAACCTCCCCCATAACCGCACAGTCCACCATAACGGCCCCCATAACCGCACAGTCTGCCATAAGGGCTCCCGCAACCACTCAATCCCCCGTAACCATAATGGCCCCCGTAAACACACAATCCCCTGAAACCACCCACATAACCATACAATCCCCCGTAACCTCACAGTCCACCATAACAGCCCCCGTAACTACTCAATCCCCCGTAACCATAACGGCCCCCATAAGCACCTAATCCCCCGTAACCATACAATCCTCCGTAACGGCCTCCATAGCCGTACAATCCCCCCAAACCGAATGAACCCCCATAGCCGGCTCCGACCACAGGTGCTCCTACAGCTGCCACTTCACTCTGCTGAGGGAaagtgctgagaattggtcccggGATGGTCACGACAACGGGTGATGGTCTGATGACCACTTcagagtcagggcactgcctaacaCATGGCTCGTTCCAGCTGCCATAAACTGGACTGGGCCGGGCCACCCTGCATTCTGGATAGCACAGGCTGGAGCAAGACATCTTTCTGTGTGcaaacctgaaacacacaacaaaacataagaagataagaatggccatactgggtcagatcaaaggtccatcaagcccagtatcctgtcctctgacagtggccaatgggaggtgccccaaagggaaagACCAGGttatcatcaggtgatccatgccctgtcaccccatcccagcttctggaaaacagaggacaccactcctgcccatcctggctcatagccattgatggacctatctttcatgaatctatctagctccctcttgaaccctgttatagtactggccttcacaacagcctctggcaaggagttccagaggttgacagggaATAGAGTAAAGAAAAGGTACTAGTGTCAGTGGAAGAAAGGACTCAAAACTCGGTTACTATTGCAATGATGTCGCTGTGGGGCCCAAGAGAGAGAAGGAGTGGATTTAGTCCCTATGTTTGTGGCTGCGTATTGGTCCCTATTTCCTCTTCTTATGCCTCTTATCCACTCACAGTAAACTTCCCTCCCAACGGGCCCCTTTGAACCCTTCTCAATGACTTTGTCTGAAAAACAAGTAAGAGTAACTATTTCATTGACGGACCCCCGGGATTCGGTGTCCATTATAGACATTGCTCAAAGAGAACATGGCTGGGatactgctatcatttgctttcCTCTGAGGATTCAACCTCTGCATTCAAACCAGTTGAGTCCGGTGTCAGAATGTGGCTCTTTGGCTTTCTAAACCTTGGGAGTCATGAATACTTGCGGATGAATAAacagaaacttttcttttcttcaaaTAAATCACTAAGGACAAGATCCTCAGCTCTGGTAAAATGGGTTCAGgtccactgacttctatggagcAACAATAAATTACACGATCTGAGTATAAGAATCTTCAAATGGGTATTTCTGCTCAGAGGAACGTTGGAATTGCTAGACTGGATCACACCAGTTGTCAGCTTAATAATTCTCCTGCCTCCAATAGTGAGGAGTAACGGCTACTTCCAAATAAAGTAGAAGACCCCTAAATTGGCCATGTATGGAATAAactgggaaagtttcttcctaatctaGCCAAGCGAAAAATGGCTAAGAAACTTTCTAAAATTACTTTAGGAAGATTTAAATGCCCGAAATCAATTTCCAGTTATTAGGAAATATGTTTCTCAGTTGCATATGGTGCTCCTAAAATCCCCATCTTTGGCTTCAAATCATGGATCCACCACAACCAGCAACTGATTATCTACACAAGATAATTATGTATGGAACAACGCTCTCATCCCTGATAAAAATCACAGAGAGTACATGCAAGATTCAGTCTTAAATGGAAATGGATCCTACTGTGACACCTCTTGATGTTAGAAAGAGTTTGATTCCAACTGGACTTACCCAGTTGACCGAGGAGCTGAAGTGTGGAGAAGTGTTTAGAAGGACCCTGAGTTGTGAGCGCTTTTATACAGTGTCTaggactgcctggaggatctgTGATGCATTTGGTACAGGAAGTCCCAATTAGTTACCAAACAAAGTTGCATGCCTCGGTAAATCCTTCTTTTGATGGAGCTGTTTTCTCAGGGTTTGGGAGTATTGGGCTAATCTCAGCCTCAAAGGGAGTGACATGCACGTTGCAATCTGCATTTCTAGTATCACTCCAGTGACTCTCTTGGTGCTGCAATGAGCATGCATGTCAAGGTGATTCAGAGCTGCATCAGTAGCACAACTGGCTGTCCTGAACAGATATCCCCTTTGGTCCTTTCAGTTCATGCAGGTCATTGTTAGGGGCATTCTACAGTTCATGATAAACTTGCCAGGAAGCAAAGATCCATTTTTCTGCTTTCTCACAAGCTCCATCCCCAACGGGTCAGATCCAATTCCCTTTGAAAACAATCGGAAtcattccattgccttcagtgtcTTTCCTGTCATGACCTTAAGTCTCAAATTCACCTTTTGGCAGGGGGATAGTACGATGCCTATGGACAATTTTAGCCCCACTTTAAACTTTCAAACCACCTCTGAGTAgggacttcagtgcagcatgggcctttgtgttggccctctgcccagaggtgaatttcaccttacGATGATTAAAACTTGACCTAACATAGGACTGCCACTTGTGTCACCAATGCTATCTCAAAGGGTTTCCTAGACCAGATTTACTCATGGGTCCATGGAAGGGATGGGGGGAGTTAAAGGAAGCAGTGCTCTTTTCTAGAAAGGTTTTCAGTTAAATCTTTAAATTTGTACTCTGCTagaaaccatagaatcatagaatatcagggttggaagggacctcaggtggtcatctagtccaaccccctgctcaaagcaggacaaatccccaactaaatcatcccagccaaggctttgtccttaaaagccttaaaaatatctaaggaaggagattccaccacctccctaggtaacgcagtccagtgtttcaccaccctccagcccatacttctttaacttgctggcaagaatactttgggagaccatgtcaaaagctttgctaaagtcaaggaacaacatgtccaccgctttcccctcatccacagagccagttatctcgtcatagaaggcaattagattagtcaggcatgacttgcccttggtgaaaccatgctgactgttcctgatcactttcctctcctctaagtgcttcagaattgattccttgaggacctgctccatgatttttccagggactgaggtgtggctgactggcctgtagttccatCTCTCTATGAGTGAGCTGACAAGAAACTGACGTCTTGCAAGATAATGGACTGACTAAGCCCTGGAAGAAGCCCAGGAGAGATGGAAATCATGGATTATGGCTGAAGGAGGAAAGGGCTGTTGGCTGTGATTTGACATAGAGTCCCACCAGCCACAGGTTATGTTGCATAAAACATTCCTGCAAGAACCAGaatgtttttttaagtgtaaaaTATATCTCTAGGAGTGCATTCTATATCCAGGGAAGAAGGCAGAAATGTCTTCCTTTGACTTTAAGGCCCTGCACCTCTTTCAGTTTGAAGCAACTCTGCGGATTAACGCCAAGGGAGCCCCTTCGTTTTCCTATAAATACACCAAATGCAAAATTACATtagaatgaaaatgaaatatcCCCAAATTCTTTGGCTTTGAATCATGACCTGATTAAAGGAATTACATGAGAGCCCGTggcctctatttttttttaagtgactctATTACTCATTGCAGAGGCGTCTAATCCCAGGAACAATTTATTAATCTTCTAAGAATACAACCCTTTTTATGTGTGAAACACCAATACGTGTTTGTCAGGTGCTTTGGAATCTTGAGTTCTGAGAACGCTGGAAAACTTCCACCCGTAACAACCTTACTATCCTTGTTTTTTTGGCATAGAACAAGAGGCACGTGGAGGTGAAGGTCACACGGGGGTCAGTTCCAGAAACAGAAATATAACCCAATAGTTCTGACTCCTCGTAACACAGAGTAAGTTCGAGGTTCACCCCTGTTACACGCTGTTACAAGATGACATTAGTAATATCGCTTGCTAAAAAATGTGTGCATCCTTGGATCTAAGCATCAACAATGAAAAAATGACTAACGTTTGATACACTTTAATTGTTTCTTCTTTATACTTGAGGACAACACTTCTCCAAAGGAATTACAAGGCTCTCAATTTCTATCTTTTCCTTGGCTGTGGTAGCATTGCAAATCATAGTATATCATTCAAGCATCAAAAACTTGCTTTAACACATAGCACCCATTGGGATGAAGTCACCAACCTCACtgtgttttctcctttttctttccttgGAAAAACTTCTCTCGAATGGGTCATCGTGACCCAATGGTAATGAATTCTTTCAGATTTGTGAAATGAGTTACAGGGTGGGTCGTCTCTTTAACATAGCCTTCTTTATCCATGAGGATAATAATTGATCAAAGGAATTACAAGTGTATACATTTCAAGCTTGTCCATGTGCAGTGTAGAAATAAAACTCTCAATATAGAATTCAAATGGGAAAAAATGATGGTACCAGATAATTTAAGTCTGCTCAAATGGAAATACCAACCACTAAGCAAATACCTTCAAATAAAGGGATTTAAAGCGCATTGCAAGACTCTTGAAAGCTGATCATTGTTCACACTTAGATCAGAAGATATTTCACCCTAATGTTCTCCAAAAAATCATCCAAACAAACTCAAAAGAAAATTCCAGACTGAGCCTCTCTAACAATTACTCTCAGTTGAGTGACATATTTGGAAGCCAGGAACGGTAAGTGTCCAGTAAGGTACAGGAGATGAATTTTGTTATTTGGCAGGAGTAGGGACAACTATATTGGagttttttttctgattctgcCGATCACTCCCTGTCTGACCTTCACTTTAACATGCCTCCATTCACCTCTGTGGCAAACAGGGATAATGATAACTTTCACGGTGGATTGTCTGAAGCTTCCTCTGATTtaaacatttcaaagcacttaACAACCACTCATTAAGTTTTATACGGCCAAAGTGATATATTGTTATAGTAATAATTACATTATGGTATTTAGATGGGATTGTTTTGGGATTAGATGTTCCAACATTTAAGATTagattcactttaaaaatgtgtgtcaAGGTCTCAGATATCATTCCAGTATTGAGCTGTGGTTCTCATCCTCTGAAACTGTGGCTCTTTGACTTTCATTCAATGcacctttgcatttcccttttatatCTATTTTAATGTTTTAGGGTAGATGTTGAGCACAGCTCCATCAGCTTCAAACTGAAGAAAGGTACTTTGCTCAGCATAGGTTAGAAGAAACCTTGTGTGGAGTCCATCTGTCCGTGCGCACTCTACACTTCCACCCGCAACTGCTCAGATCCAACGTGGTGAAATGTGTGGGAAACATCAGCTACTACATCTCCGTCCATGAGCAGCCAAGAGAATTGGGCCCTGTAAGAGAATTCAGCTtgtgaagaaaaggaaaagcacAAAACAGACAGAATTAAGGAGTACTTCTTCTGTGGTCAACTTTCTGTGAGAGGAGACTGGATTAATTCCAAGTCTGACCAACCTAGGGCAATTCTGCAGAAAGCTTTTCAGCCGTAATTAGAATGATCTGTAAAGTAGAAAATACACCCCCAGTGCCACTTCTTCTAACCTGAGCAGTGTCAATGCCTTCCCTCAATTGAAGTGTATGGAACTTCGCTGACGTACCCTGGCTCAGCATCTGCCCCTTGAGCTTCACAAAGGAAAGTTTGTTaaagaaagggaaatgaaaaGCTTTTTTGAATGAAAATCAAAGAGCCCCAAATTCGGAGGCTAGGACTTGTGAACTCTCTATGGGAATGACATCAGAAACCTAAACATGAATTTGTAAAATTAACTAATCCATACCTTCTGGGGCATCTCCTCCCAGGAAAAATATTCTCCCGTTAAAATAATGCAACATAGTGGACACATGCAACTTTAATGAGTGAGATATACTTTGAAGTCCTTGATCTGAGGAAGGCTATGGTCATTGAGCATAATGTCAATATTAGATTAGATTTATGTGGAGGTGAACAAGCACACTGAGGTGAAGAATCAGGAGCatgtggcagagtcagaaataaaACCCAATAATACACCATTACTCACCGTGGCTTCTCTATTACACTGGACAGTCAGAAATAAAACCCAATAATATGCCATTACTCACCGTGGCTTCCCTATTACACTGGACAGTCAGAAATAAAACCCAATAATACGCCATTACTCATCGTGGCTTCTCTGTTACACTGGACAGTTACCATTTTAGGTTCCAAATATCCCATAGCAGCATCAGCAAAGTCAGTTGAATGAAAACAGGAATGTAGCTGACCCctaaagttttcagatgaaagAGTTGTATGGTGTAAGATGCATGTCACGCCATGTGGAGTTAGGAACAAACTAATCATCAGaaccacagaggaaaaaaaatacatcaatTCAAGGCATTATGCAAAGTTTGTTTTGTAACTAATTAGGCCCTCAGGAGCACAGGGCCTCTGAATTCCCTGGGGCAGTCCATGAAACCACATAAAAACACCCATGACTCAGAAGTCTTCCAACCACTTTTCTAACTAATTCTTCTCTGTGAAATGGATAAGTCGTATTCGACTCACTATCTGAGGAACTTGGGCAGTCACATCCCTTGGGTAGCTCTGAAAATTCTCACCCCCAATTTTTAATTTAGGGTCTTGGAAGAAACTCCccaatcaatcctgaagcacttacatgagaggaaagtgatcaggaacagtcagcatggattcaccaagggaaggtcatgcctgactaatccaatcgccttctatgatgagattactggttctgtggatgaagggaaagcagtggatgtattgtttctagacttagcaaagcttttgacacggtctcccacagtattcttgtcagcaagttaaagaagtatgggctggatgaatgcactataaggtgggtagaaagttggctagattgtcgggcacaacgggtagtgatcaatggctccatgtctagttggcagccggtgtcaagtggagtgccccaggggttggtcctggggccggttttcatagaatcatagaatcatagaatatcagggttggaagggaccccagaaggtcatctagtccaaccccctgctcgaagcaggaccaattcccagttaaatcatcccagccagggctttgtcaagcctgaccttaaaaacctctaaggaaggagattctaccacctccctaggtaacgcattccagtgtttcaccaccctcttagtgaaaaagtttttcctaatatccaatctaaacctcccccattgcaacttgagaccattactcctcgttctgtcatctgctaccattgagaacagtctagagccatcctctttggaaccccctttcaggtagttgaaagcagctatcaaatcccccctcattcttctcttctgcagactaaacaatcccagctccctcagcctctcttcataagtcatgtgctctagacccctaatcatttttgttgcccttcgctggactctctccaatttatccacatccttcttgtagtgtggggcccaaaactggacacagtactccagatgaggcctcaccagtgtcgaatagaggggaacgatcacatccctcgatctgctcgctatgcccctacttatacatcccaaaatgccattggccttcttggcaacaagggcacactgttgactcatatccagcttctcgtccactgtcacccctaggtccttttccgcagaactgctgcctagccattcggtccctagtctgtagcggtgcattggattcttccatcctaagtgcaggaccctgcacttatccttattgaacctcatcagatttcttttggcccaatcctccaatttgtctaggtccttctgtatcctatccctcccctccagcgtatctaccactcctcccagtttagtatcatctgcaaatttgctgagagtgcaatccacaccatcctcca belongs to Natator depressus isolate rNatDep1 chromosome 24, rNatDep2.hap1, whole genome shotgun sequence and includes:
- the LOC141977478 gene encoding uncharacterized protein LOC141977478 translates to MSCSSLCYPECRVARPSPVYGSWNEPCVRQCPDSEVVIRPSPVVVTIPGPILSTFPQQSEVAAVGAPVVGAGYGGSFGLGGLYGYGGRYGGLYGYGGLGAYGGRYGYGGLYGYVGGFRGLCVYGGHYGYGGLSGCGSPYGRLCGYGGRYGGLCGYGGGYGGGYGYGGLSGSGVSCHRYLSGSCRHMQRKGKNQEMNSKIQIDGLTHRPVFEKC